A window from Setaria italica strain Yugu1 chromosome VIII, Setaria_italica_v2.0, whole genome shotgun sequence encodes these proteins:
- the LOC101768632 gene encoding uncharacterized protein LOC101768632 — translation MATTTPLVVVSSCNGCRRPYPHRRRRFSGKPKPNALPPLLSLSLCAIPAAAPLVPLPRRRRNVTAAYGDDDMDDDFGDFDADDADGVGDDDDIDNEQDYDVDYDRLLAPVKPPLPSSLHGEEGDIAMVAAESFVSTQDSASDTVVDYTVDEDEFHKIRLLHCDFLIRKVPDPDDDVFDFREMYVTPPDTDIYSIPRVLAPMPQKYVRCTKKDFGRYNVTEPPVEHLRDPLYKTEREIMKVFLTKHYRNRRADDPDFFLDFEEIYVIDSKTRSITRAKVVVSVPEGKKRDRQNDLLLIRDGGESFRIIDKTKRDDASTVIQREEWAKSRQDVEKHFRKLRDFDYSNWF, via the exons ATGGCGACAACCACTCCACTCGTCGTGGTCTCCTCCTGCAacggctgccgccgcccttatccacaccgccgccgtcgcttcTCCGGCAAGCCCAAGCCTAACGCGTtgccccctctcctctccctctccctctgcgCCATCCCAGCCGCCGCCCCCCTCGTccccctcccgcgccgccggcgcaaTGTCACCGCGGCCTACGGCGACGACGACATGGACGACGACTTCGGCGACTtcgacgccgacgacgcggACGGCgtcggagacgacgacgacatcgACAACGAGCAGGACTACGATGTCGACTACGACCGCCTCCTCGCCCCCGTCAAGCCGCCGCTGCCTTCTTCGCTGCACGGGGAGGAGGGGGACATCGCCATGGTCGCCGCCGAGAGCTTCGTCTCCACGCAGGACTCCGCCTCCGACACCGTCGTAGACTACACCGTGGACGAGGACGAGTTCCACAAGATCAGGCTGCTCCATTGCGACTTCCTTATCCGAAAGGTGCCGGACCCCGACGACGACGTCTTCGACTTCAGAGAG ATGTATGTCACGCCGCCAGACACTGATATCTACTCCATTCCAAGGGTTCTTGCCCCAATGCCACAGAAG TATGTGAGGTGCACAAAGAAAGATTTCGGCCGTTACAACGTGACTGAGCCACCAGTTGAGCATTTGCGTGATCCCCTGTACAAGACTGAGAGGGAAATAATGAAG GTTTTCTTAACCAAACACTACAGAAACAGGCGCGCTGATGACCCAGATTTTTTCCTTGATTTTGAGGAGATTTATGTTATTGACTCAAAGACGAGGTCAATCACAAGAGCGAAAGTTGTG GTTAGTGTCCctgaaggaaagaaaagagatAGGCAAAACGACCTGCTACTGATACGTGATGGAGGGGAGTCTTTTAGAATAATCGACAAG ACTAAAAGGGACGATGCCTCCACTGTAATCCAAAGAGAAGAGTGGGCAAAGTCGAGACAAGACGTGGAGAAGCATTTCAGAAAGCTCAGAGACTTTGACTACTCGAATTGGTTCTGA
- the LOC101768220 gene encoding RNA-directed DNA methylation 4 isoform X1, translating into MASAAAAAGEASTSGSAAREKPIVVRVKRKPSQTRPDAFWLEINERPAKKAMLDFSSLSISEPSSSSAGAEASEEQPRVKKLLVQHIETVHHSEAVEDVLHSLLLADSAIKEMKSKTKQWNDRIKQDKKSDQLRSAARQRHEDVGRNARFAQIWKSRKGQKNEADESLREICHLYDAVQVDTDEEKHPAEPRITSFEEGAVLCNFLPLIREYLPSAAEEIESDIISLAQSEDSEVYDIYTVKEVDDTNMEDTSAASYPRLQVDDGEDECYDDDYPYDTDDSNAEDNPLFDYPEELSEDEDEDEDDGSNDEDPFGDMEGSGSEYEKEEVDVEEDEQR; encoded by the exons ATGGCGTctgcagcggcggccgccggcgaagccTCCACCTCGGGGTCCGCTGCGAGGGAGAAACCCATCGTCGTCCGGGTCAAGCGCAAGCCCTCACAGACCCGCCCGGATGCTTTCT GGCTAGAGATTAATGAGAGGCCGGCGAAGAAGGCGATGCTCGATTTCTCCAGCCTCTCCATCTCCgagccctcctcttcctccgccggTGCTGAAG CTTCAGAGGAACAACCACGGGTCAAGAAGCTTCTTGTTCAACACATCGAGACAGTGCACCATTCTGAAGCTGTTGAAGATGTTTTGCACTCTCTTTTG CTTGCTGACTCAGCTATCAAAGAGATGAAGAGCAAGACAAAGCAGTGGAATGACAGAATCAAGCAAGACAAA AAATCAGACCAGCTACGGTCAGCAGCCAGACAGAGGCATGAG GATGTGGGAAGAAATGCTCGCTTTGCACAAATATGGAAGAGTCGGAAAGGACAAAAGAATGAAGCTGATGAATCATTAAGAGAAATATGCCATCTTTACGACGCTGTCCAAGTAGATACTGATGAAGAGAAGCATCCAGCAGAACCACG GATCACTTCTTTCGAAGAGGGTGCTGTTTTGTGCAACTTTCTTCCACTTATACGGGAGTACTTGCCATCAGCTGCTGAGGAAATTGAGTCGGATATTATTTCATTGGCACAATCAGAAG ATTCAGAAGTTTATGACATCTATACTGTCAAGGAGGTGGATGATACAAACATGGAGGATACCTCGGCAGCTTCATATCCACG GTTACAAGTAGATGATGGCGAAGATGAATGTTACGACGATGACTACCCGTATGACACAGATGATTCGAATG CTGAAGACAATCCACTTTTTGATTATCCTGAAGAACTgtcagaggatgaggatgaggatgaggatgatggtAGCAATGACGAGGACCCATTTGGAGACATGGAAGGTTCTGGCTCTGAGTATGAAAAGGAAGAAGTAGACGTGGAAGAGGACGAACAGCGGTGA
- the LOC101768220 gene encoding RNA-directed DNA methylation 4 isoform X2 yields MSYCLAMHTASEEQPRVKKLLVQHIETVHHSEAVEDVLHSLLLADSAIKEMKSKTKQWNDRIKQDKKSDQLRSAARQRHEDVGRNARFAQIWKSRKGQKNEADESLREICHLYDAVQVDTDEEKHPAEPRITSFEEGAVLCNFLPLIREYLPSAAEEIESDIISLAQSEDSEVYDIYTVKEVDDTNMEDTSAASYPRLQVDDGEDECYDDDYPYDTDDSNAEDNPLFDYPEELSEDEDEDEDDGSNDEDPFGDMEGSGSEYEKEEVDVEEDEQR; encoded by the exons ATGTCTTACTGTCTTGCCATGCACACAGCTTCAGAGGAACAACCACGGGTCAAGAAGCTTCTTGTTCAACACATCGAGACAGTGCACCATTCTGAAGCTGTTGAAGATGTTTTGCACTCTCTTTTG CTTGCTGACTCAGCTATCAAAGAGATGAAGAGCAAGACAAAGCAGTGGAATGACAGAATCAAGCAAGACAAA AAATCAGACCAGCTACGGTCAGCAGCCAGACAGAGGCATGAG GATGTGGGAAGAAATGCTCGCTTTGCACAAATATGGAAGAGTCGGAAAGGACAAAAGAATGAAGCTGATGAATCATTAAGAGAAATATGCCATCTTTACGACGCTGTCCAAGTAGATACTGATGAAGAGAAGCATCCAGCAGAACCACG GATCACTTCTTTCGAAGAGGGTGCTGTTTTGTGCAACTTTCTTCCACTTATACGGGAGTACTTGCCATCAGCTGCTGAGGAAATTGAGTCGGATATTATTTCATTGGCACAATCAGAAG ATTCAGAAGTTTATGACATCTATACTGTCAAGGAGGTGGATGATACAAACATGGAGGATACCTCGGCAGCTTCATATCCACG GTTACAAGTAGATGATGGCGAAGATGAATGTTACGACGATGACTACCCGTATGACACAGATGATTCGAATG CTGAAGACAATCCACTTTTTGATTATCCTGAAGAACTgtcagaggatgaggatgaggatgaggatgatggtAGCAATGACGAGGACCCATTTGGAGACATGGAAGGTTCTGGCTCTGAGTATGAAAAGGAAGAAGTAGACGTGGAAGAGGACGAACAGCGGTGA
- the LOC101767807 gene encoding uncharacterized protein LOC101767807, which produces MRESPSTQGEPSTSAMVDHSCSADRVEDSQLFLSVPSLNQAASYLAQTASFLTQCLPVPGYVGLPEEGQELVALPPASVVDRLSAQTSSAESAGTNSSLGQTGCSGSPSPESTGQMVPSHVFQNGASLFQGLVERARKTVRGSADDIGWLQRDQSLPTTEDGTARFLEILDSVRKNEHKLPDSVVYLLVPGLFSNHGPLYFVKTKAYFSKMGLACHIAKIHSESSVSKNAREIKEYIEEIYWGSRKRVLLLGHSKGGVDSAAALSLYWPQLKDKVAGLVLAQSPYGGSPVASDILREGQLGDYVRLRKIMEVLVSKVLKGDVQALEDLTYERRKEFLRQHPLPQEVPIVSFHTAASITPSVLTALSHVAHLELPIAADGNSTRIPVVMPLSAAMAACSQLLVARYGEKSDGLVTRKDAEVPGSVVVRPERKLDHAWMVYSSLKEEPGDQADTSQVCEALLTLLVEVAQKRRHEVAMKDE; this is translated from the exons ATGAGGGAATCGCCTTCAACACAAGGGGAACCATCTACATCTGCTATG GTTGATCATAGTTGCTCAGCTGACAGGGTTGAAGATTCACAATTGTTCCTCTCTGTACCCTCTTTAAATCAAGCTGCATCTTATCTTGcccagacagcttcatttctcACACAGTGCCTCCCTGTACCTGGTTATGTGG GTCTACCTGAGGAGGGCCAGGAGTTAGTAGCACTGCCACCTGCATCGGTAGTAGACAGGCTTTCTGCTCAGACTTCTTCCGCAGAGTCTGCTGGCACCAACTCATCCCTTGGTCAGACAGGTTGCAGTGGAAGCCCCTCTCCAGAAAGCACAGGTCAAATGGTGCCCTCACATGTTTTTCAGAATGGAGCTTCACTGTTCCAAGG CCTTGTAGAGCGTGCTCGGAAAACTGTTCGTGGTTCGGCAGATGATATCGGCTGGCTCCAAAGGGATCAAAGCTTACCTACAACTGAGGATGGGACAGCCAGATTCTTGGAGATTTTGGACTCTGTGAG AAAAAATGAGCACAAGCTACCTGATTCAGTTGTTTACTTGTTGGTTCCAG GTTTGTTTAGTAACCACGGACCGCTTTACTTTGTCAAGACAAAGGCATACTTCTCCAAGATGGGTCTAGCTTGTCATATTGCCAAAATTCATAGTGAG TCTTCAGTAAGTAAAAATGCACGAGAGATAAAGGAATACATAGAAGAAATATACTGGGGATCAAGGAAACGAGTGCTACTTCTTGGTCATAGTAAGGGCGGTGTAGATTCGGCTGCAGCCCTCTCCCTCTACTGGCCACAGCTGAAAGACAAAGTCGCTGGTTTGGTATTAGCTCAAAGCCCATATGGAGGAAGCCCAGTTGCTTCAGATATCCTGCGAGAGGGGCAGCTTGGTGACTATGTCAGGTTGCGTAAAATCATGGAGGTCTTGGTATCCAAAGTCCTCAAG GGTGATGTGCAGGCTCTAGAAGATTTGACCTATGAAAGGAGGAAAGAATTCCTGCGACAGCATCCATTGCCTCAGGAGGTTCCAATTGTATCATTCCACACAGCGGCAAGCATCACTCCTAGCGTGCTCACCGCACTTTCTCACGTTGCGCACTTGGAGCTCCCGATTGCTGCCGATGGCAATTCCACCAGGATACCGGTTGTAATGCCACTTTCAGCTGCAATGGCAGCATGCTCTCAACTTCTGGTGGCAAGGTATGGCGAGAAAAGTGATGGTCTTGTGACAAGGAAGGATGCTGAAGTTCCTGGATCAGTGGTGGTCAGGCCAGAGCGGAAGCTAGACCATGCTTGGATGGTGTATTCCTCGCTGAAAGAAGAGCCTGGGGATCAGGCGGACACGTCGCAGGTATGCGAAGCCCTGCTGACTCTTCTTGTAGAGGTTGCACAGAAAAGGAGGCATGAGGTGGCCATGAAAGATGAGTGA
- the LOC101767407 gene encoding regulatory-associated protein of TOR 2 gives MALGDLMASRLVRSSSSPSPSPAAPPAPLPNHHHNHVTDDLPVANGPEPRNGLEPAEVEKPEPVAYLPHVVVLCEQRHEALDEAAAAAAGPSTTGLVSKWRPKDRMKTGCVALVLCLNISVDPPDVIKISPCARMECWIDPFSMAPPKALENIGKTLHSQYERWQPKARYKLQLDPTVEEVKKLCNTCRKYARSERVLFHYNGHGVPKPTANGEIWVFNKSYTQYIPLPITDLDSWLKTPSIYVFDCSAAGIIVKAFLERLDWSSSSSASSQKDCILLAACEAHQTLPQSAEFPADVFTACLTTPIKMALHWFCKRSLLRGSMDHSLIDQIPGRQNDRKTLLGELNWIFTAITDTIAWNVLPHDLFQRLFRQDLLVASLFRNFLLAERIMRSANCSPISYPLLPPTHQHHMWDAWDMAAEICLSKLPQLIADPNAEFQPSPFFTEQLTAFEVWLDHGSEDKKPPEQLPIVLQVLLSQSHRFRALVLLGRFLDMGPRAVDLALSVGIFPYVLKLLQTSAMELRQILVFIWTKILSLDKSCQVDLVKDGGHAYFIRFLDSLDAYPEQRAMAAFVLAVIVDGHRRGQEACINAGLIDVCLRHLQPENPHDAQTEPLLLQWLCLCLGKLWEDFPEARLLGLQSNAPEIVAFLLAETQPEVRASAVFALGNLLDMGSTSLNGVDDDSDDDEKLKAEINVVRSLLQVSSDGSPLVRSEVAIALTRFALGHNKYLKSVAAEYWKPQTNSLLKSLPSLANISSPNNVYSSNNIRQGSSGLASHIGPVLRVGSDSSATGRDARISTSSPIATSSIMHGSPQSDDSSQHSDSGILLKENASNGGLSYNRSRPVDSGIYSQFISTMCSVAKDPYPRIATIGRRALSLIGVEQVVMKNSRFNSGGTHQGETSAPPSNFGMARSSSWFDMNSGNFSIAFRTPPVSPPQHDYLTGLRRVCSMEFKPHPMNSPEGLAGPLLSSVAAPSNAELSILPQSTIYNWSCGHFSRPLLTGSDDNEEANARREEREQIALGCIAKCQRSSCKMTSQIASWDTRFETGTKAALLLPFSPIVIAADENEQIRVWNYDDALPVNSFQNHKLSERGLSKLLLINELDESLLLAASSDGNVRIWKNFTQSGGQKLVTAFSSVQGHRAAGRSIVIDWQQQSGYLYASGDMSSILIWDLDKEQLLNTMQSSGDSAISALSASQVRSGHFAAGFTDGSVRIFDVRSPDRLIYMARPHAPRTEKVVGIGFQPGFDPYKIVSASQAGDIQFLDVRRAAEPYLTIEAHRGSLTALAVHRHAPVVASGSAKQMIKVFSLEGEQLTIIRYQPSFMGQRIGSVNCLSFHLYKSLLAAGAGDNALVSIYAEENYK, from the exons ATGGCATTGGGAGATCTCATGGCCTCCAGGCTCGTCCGCTCCTCGTCctctccgtcgccgtcgccggccgcgcccccggcgccgctgccgaaccaccaccacaaccacgtcACGGATGACCTCCCCGTCGCCAACGGGCCGGAGCCCAGGAATGGGCTGGAGCCCGCCGAGGTGGAGAAGCCGGAGCCCGTGGCGTACCTGCCCCATGTGGTGGTGCTGTGCGAGCAGCGCCACGAGGCGCTCGacgaggccgcggccgccgccgccgggccctccaccaccggcctcGTCTCCAAGTGGCGCCCAAAGGACCGG ATGAAGACTGGATGTGTTGCACTTGTACTATGTTTAAACATAAGTGTTGATCCACCAGATGTAATTAAAATTTCCCCTTGTGCAAGAATGGAGTGCTGGATAG atCCATTTTCTATGGCACCTCCTAAAGCCCTTGAAAATATCGGAAAAACATTGCACTCACAGTATGAGCGCTGGCAACCTAAG GCTCGTTACAAGCTTCAGCTAGATCCAACAGTGGAGGAAGTGAAGAAGCTTTGTAATACTTGCCGCAAGTATGCCAGATCAGAGAGAGTACTTTTCCATTACAATGGCCATGGTGTCCCAAAGCCTACAGCTAATGGTGAGATTTGGGTGTTTAACAAG AGTTACACACAGTATATTCCCCTTCCGATTACTGATCTTGATTCATGGCTAAAAACACCTTCCATTTATGTTTTTGACTGCTCAGCAGCTGGAATTATTGTGAAAGCTTTTCTAGAG CGCCTAGACTGGAGTTCTAGCTCCTCTGCATCTTCACAGAAGGATTGCATTCTTCTTGCTGCCTGCGAAGCACATCAAACACTTCCTCAGAGTGCAGAATTTCCTGCCGATGTGTTTACTGCTTGCCTTACAACACCCATCAAGATGGCATTGCACTg GTTTTGTAAACGATCATTACTCCGTGGTTCTATGGATCATTCTCTTATCGACCAAATCCCCGGAAGGCAAAATGACCGTAAAACTCTTCTTGGAGAGCTGAATTGGATTTTCACTGCTATTACAGACACTATTGCCTGGAATGTTCTTCCTCATG ATCTGTTCCAAAGGCTTTTCAGGCAAGATCTTCTGGTTGCTAGTCTCTTTCGCAACTTCTTGCTTGCTGAGAGAATCATGCGATCTGCGAATTGTTCTCCAATTTCTTATCCATTGTTGCCACCGACACATCAACACCATATGTG GGACGCATGGGACATGGCTGCTGAGATTTGTCTTTCCAAGCTTCCTCAGTTAATTGCTGATCCAAATGCAGAGTTTCAG CCAAGCCCATTTTTTACGGAACAGCTGACAGCTTTTGAAGTGTGGCTTGATCATGGTTCTGAGGACAAGAAGCCCCCTGAACAGTTACCTATAGTTCTTCAG GTCCTGCTTAGTCAATCACATAGATTTAGAGCACTTGTTCTGCTTGGAAGGTTTCTTGACATGGGACCAAGGGCAGTTGATTTG GCCCTGTCTGTTGGAATCTTCCCTTATGTGCTCAAACTGCTTCAAACAAGTGCAATGGAGTTGCGTCAAATTCTTGTGTTCATATGGACAAAAATTCTCTCTCTTGATAAG TCGTGCCAGGTTGACTTGGTTAAAGATGGAGGACATGCATATTTTATCAGGTTTCTCGACAGTTTGGATGCTTACCCAGAGCAGCGTGCAATGGCTGCTTTTGTTTTAGCAGTTATTGTGGATGGGCATAGAAGGGGTCAAGAGGCCTGTATTAATGCAGGTCTTATAGATGTTTGCCTGAGACATCTGCAACCTGAAAATCCTCATGATGCACAGACAGAACCTTTGCTTTTGCAGTGGCTTTGTTTATGCCTTGGCAAACTCTGGGAAGATTTCCCTGAGGCTCGGTTACTTGGTCTGCAATCAAATGCACCAGAAATTGTAGCTTTTTTGTTAGCAGAGACACAACCTGAG GTCAGAGCTTCTGCTGTTTTTGCATTAGGGAATCTCCTGGATATGGGATCAACATCATTAAACGGTGTTGatgatgattctgatgatgacGAGAAATTAAAAGCTGAAATAAATGTCGTTCGAAGCCTTCTGCAGGTCTCTTCAGATGGTAGCCCCCTTGTTAGATCTGAGGTTGCTATAG CGCTTACTCGGTTTGCATTGGGTCACAATAAGTATCTCAAATCTGTTGCTGCTGAGTATTGGAAACCTCAAACCAATTCATTGCTGAAGTCGCTGCCGTCACTAGCCAATATAAGCAGTCCAAACAATGTCTACAGTTCCAACAACATTCGACAAGGCAGCAGTGGCCTTGCTTCTCATATTGGTCCTGTGCTAAGGGTTGGCAGTGATAGCAGTGCCACTGGCCGTGATGCAAGAATTTCTACGAGCAGCCCGATTGCAACAAGCAGTATCATGCATGGCTCTCCCCAGTCAGATGATTCTTCCCAACACTCTGATTCAGGCATATTACTGAAAGAGAATGCAAGTAATGGTGGTCTCAGCTACAACAGATCGAGACCTGTTGATAGTGGCATTTATTCTCAATTTATATCGACTATGTGTTCTGTTGCTAAAGATCCTTACCCAAGAATTGCAACTATTGGTCGGAGAGCACTGTCCCTTATAGGTGTTGAGCAAGTGGTAATGAAAAATAGTAGATTTAACAGTGGAGGTACACATCAAGGAGAGACATCTGCACCTCCATCAAACTTTGGCATGGCACGCTCTTCTTCCTGGTTTGATATGAATTCTG GAAACTTCTCAATTGCATTTAGGACGCCTCCTGTTAGCCCCCCTCAGCATGATTATCTTACAGGATTACGCCGAGTGTGTTCTATGGAGTTCAAACCACATCCTATGAATTCACCTGAGGGCTTAGCTGGTCCCCTTTTAAGCTCTGTTGCGGCTCCCAGTAATGCTGAACTAAGTATACTTCCCCAATCAACAATCTACAACTGGAGTTGTGGTCACTTCTCTAGGCCACTTTTAACTGGTTCTGACGATAATGAAGAAGCCAATGctagaagagaagagagagaacaaATTGCATTAGGTTGCATTGCTAAGTGCCAGCGATCCT CTTGCAAGATGACAAGTCAAATTGCTAGTTGGGATACAAGGTTTGAGACGGGTACAAAAGCAGCATTATTGTTGCCATTCTCTCCAATCGTCATCGCAGCTGATGAAAATGAGCAAATAAG AGTGTGGAACTATGATGATGCGCTACCAGTGAACTCTTTTCAAAACCATAAGTTGTCCGAAAGAGGGCTATCTAAACTCTTGCTTATCAATGAGCTTGATGAGAGCTTGCTTTTAGCTGCCTCAA GTGATGGAAATGTACGCATATGGAAAAATTTTACTCAAAGTGGAGGACAAAAACTTGTAACTGCTTTCTCATCGGTTCAGGGTCATCGAGCTGCTGGTCGCAGTATTGTGATCGACTGGCAGCAGCAATCTGGTTATCTG TATGCATCTGGTGACATGTCTTCTATCCTGATATGGGATCTTGATAAAGAACAACTTCTCAACACCATGCAGTCATCTGGTGATAGTGCAATTTCTGCACTG TCTGCATCTCAGGTCCGCTCTGGACATTTTGCTGCTGGTTTTACTGATGGTTCTGTCAGGATATTTGATGTTCGTTCTCCTGATAG GCTCATCTATATGGCGAGGCCACATGCCCCAAGAACGGAAAAGGTTGTGGGCATAGGGTTTCAGCCTGGGTTTGATCCATACAAG ATTGTAAGTGCATCTCAAGCTGGAGACATTCAATTTCTTGATGTTAGAAGGGCAGCTGAGCCCTACCTGACTATTGAGGCACACAGGGGTTCCCTTACAGCCTTAGCTGTTCATCGGCATGCCCCAGTTGTTGCAAGTGGCTCAGCCAAGCAGATGATTAAAGTGTTCAGTCTTGAAGGAGAGCAGTTGACGATAATTCGGTACCAGCCGTCATTTATGGGCCAAAGAATAGGGAGCGTAAACTGCCTTTCTTTCCACCTGTACAAGTCACTCTTGGCCGCTGGTGCTGGTGATAATGCTCTAGTCTCCATCTATGCTGAGGAAAATTACAAGTAA